GTAATTTCGTCAATTGGATATTCTTCCATCAAATCGATGGTATTTACAAAAATTTTACGTTTTGCGTTTTTCTTCATTATAAAGGCACCTCTGTTAATTGCGAGAAATCAGTCCGACATATTTATAAAAAATGTTGGTATTTTTTTTAGTTACACGTCTTTATAATAGATAAAGTGACTTTAAATAGCAAATAGGAGGAAAGAAAATGAAGAAGATCATAATGGTTAATATCATTACAATCATTGTTTTGGTACTTATCGGAATCGGTGGATTCTATTACTATAACCAAGCAACAGGATATATTAAAACAGATAATGCGAAAGTAGACGGGGACCAAATGAAAATAGCCAGTCCTCTTTCTGGTAAATTAGACTCATTTGACGCTAAAGAAAATAAAGAGTACAGCAAAGGTGATAAACTTGCTGAAGTAACTGGTAAAGGTGAAGATGGCTCACCTCAAAAAATGGATATCAAAATGCCTCAAAATGGTACTATTGTAAAAACTGACGGCATTGAAGGCGACATGGTCCAAGCGGGTTCTCCGATTGCATACGCTTATAATTTAGATGACTTGTACATCACTGCAAACGTCGATGAAAAAGATGTTTCTGATGTCGAAAAAGGCAATGACGTAGATATTAAAATTGATGGACAAAATTCTAAAGTCAAAGGTAAAGTTGACGAAGTAGGTAAAGCAACTGCATCTAGCTTCTCACTAATGCCTTCTTCTAATAGTGACGGCAACTATACTAAAGTATCCCAAGTTGTTCCTGTCAAAATTTCTTTAGACTCTGCACCATCTAATTCTGTTGTTCCAGGCATGAATGCTGAAGTAAGTATTCATAAGAATTAAGGAGGTCATTAAATGACACTTGCCTTAATTATATATATTGTTATCGCATTGATTCTTATTGCGTTAGTGAATGTATTCGTTCGTAAACGTAATAAGAAACAAGCTTCGCGAAAACTGGAACAACGTCAAGCACGTAATAGAAATCAAACATCTAAATTTAAAGCGAGCGACTTAGATCGACAACCTTCGCGTTCTCAAAATGAAAGAATGACTGAGCAACCACATGATGAGGAACATCATACTGCACCAGCCGAAGATTCAACATCACCATCAGATGATGAATCAGTCAATGATAAAGCAGATCAAGAAGACAAAGAAGAAACAGAAACAGAAACAGAAGAAGAAAGAAAACAACGTAATCAAGAAAAATTACGTCAAACCAGAGAAAATTATAATAACCAACAAGAATCTATGTTCCGCTTCGGTAATGGCGTATCACGAAATGTAATTTTAGCGGCGATGTTATTCGGTATGTTCATTGCTATCTTGAACCAAACACTCTTGAACGTGGCATTACCGAAAATCAACACTGACTTTAATATCTCTGCTTCAACTGGGCAATGGTTGATGACAGGATTCATGTTAGTTAACGGTATCTTTATACCTGTCAGTGCGTTTCTATTTGAAAAGTATTCTTATAGAAGATTGTATTTATTCTCACTTGTCATATTTACTATAGGTTCTTTAGTCTGTGCGTTGGCACCGAACTTTACAATTATGATGACAGGTCGTGTATTACAAGCTGCCGGCGCAGGTATCTTAATGCCATTAGGTTCTAATGTTATTATGACAATTTTCCCACCGGAAAAACGTGGTTCAGCCATGGGTACCATGGGTGTCGCGATGATTTTAGCACCTGCAATCGGACCAACTTTATCAGGTTACATCGTACAGAACTATCACTGGAACGTTATGTTCTACGGCATGTTCTTTATCGGAATCGTAGCCGTGGTAGTAGGATTTATTTGGTTCAGATTATATCAACGTACTGAAAATCCAAAAGCAGATATCCCAGGTATCATCTTCAGTACCATTGGATTCGGTTCATTGCTTTATGGATTCAGTGAAGCAGGTAATGACGGTTGGGGTTCTAATACAGTCGTAATTTCATTCATTATAGGTGCTATCTTTATTGTGCTCTTTGTAATCAGAGAAACAAGAATGAAAATGCCTATGTTGAATTTCGAAGTATTGAAATTCCCGACATTCACTTTAACAACACTCATCAACGTTGTTGTGATGATGAGTTTATATGGCGGTATGTTATTACTTCCAATTTATTTACAAGATTTACGTGGATTTACAGCAATCGATTCAGGATTGCTTCTCCTACCAGGTGCCTTAGTAATGGGGCTGTTAGGACCAGTTGCAGGTAAACTTTATGACATGATCGGAATTAAACCGTTGGCTATCTTCGGTATTGCGATTATGACATACGCAACTTGGGAGTTAACTAAATTAACCATGGATACACCTTATCTATCAATCATGGGTATTTATGTATTGCGTTCATTCGGTATGGCATTCATTATGATGCCGATTATGACTGCAGGTATGAATGCTTTACCAGCACGTTTAATCTCACATGGTAATGCACTCGTAAATACTTTGCGTCAATTAGCT
Above is a genomic segment from Staphylococcus piscifermentans containing:
- a CDS encoding HlyD family efflux transporter periplasmic adaptor subunit, with amino-acid sequence MKKIIMVNIITIIVLVLIGIGGFYYYNQATGYIKTDNAKVDGDQMKIASPLSGKLDSFDAKENKEYSKGDKLAEVTGKGEDGSPQKMDIKMPQNGTIVKTDGIEGDMVQAGSPIAYAYNLDDLYITANVDEKDVSDVEKGNDVDIKIDGQNSKVKGKVDEVGKATASSFSLMPSSNSDGNYTKVSQVVPVKISLDSAPSNSVVPGMNAEVSIHKN
- a CDS encoding DHA2 family efflux MFS transporter permease subunit; the protein is MTLALIIYIVIALILIALVNVFVRKRNKKQASRKLEQRQARNRNQTSKFKASDLDRQPSRSQNERMTEQPHDEEHHTAPAEDSTSPSDDESVNDKADQEDKEETETETEEERKQRNQEKLRQTRENYNNQQESMFRFGNGVSRNVILAAMLFGMFIAILNQTLLNVALPKINTDFNISASTGQWLMTGFMLVNGIFIPVSAFLFEKYSYRRLYLFSLVIFTIGSLVCALAPNFTIMMTGRVLQAAGAGILMPLGSNVIMTIFPPEKRGSAMGTMGVAMILAPAIGPTLSGYIVQNYHWNVMFYGMFFIGIVAVVVGFIWFRLYQRTENPKADIPGIIFSTIGFGSLLYGFSEAGNDGWGSNTVVISFIIGAIFIVLFVIRETRMKMPMLNFEVLKFPTFTLTTLINVVVMMSLYGGMLLLPIYLQDLRGFTAIDSGLLLLPGALVMGLLGPVAGKLYDMIGIKPLAIFGIAIMTYATWELTKLTMDTPYLSIMGIYVLRSFGMAFIMMPIMTAGMNALPARLISHGNALVNTLRQLAGSIGTAILVTVMTNQTTQHMNTFAQDLDKTNPAIQDQMKQLAMKFGGEDGAMQVLMGFLKKLATVEGVNDAFWIATLFSLIALVMSFFIQSRKKAAKYAKEHNE